A stretch of the Vigna radiata var. radiata cultivar VC1973A chromosome 7, Vradiata_ver6, whole genome shotgun sequence genome encodes the following:
- the LOC106767401 gene encoding uncharacterized protein LOC106767401: protein MALHRLLKRKGCVDEVNHDFPLSSPATKIRRLDAELPLIVEEEEPLPSPSPSPSPNDERALVLFKPLAHSPSSFSFTVDSNLINEITNNQFLLSKQGDGVVTGLQSREKSNDELALVPWVPSSCQFFDVHDIDDSNTELMEADEMEEGGGSMMMDIEQEGDTDSDPKTSTQSIHFPTAHSGITEGFQQHCLLPQLPHHTSTPISWTR, encoded by the exons ATGGCGCTACACAGATTGTTGAAGAGGAAAGGATGCGTTGATGAAGTTAACCACGATTTCCCTCTCTCTTCTCCCGCTACCAAGATTCGCCGTCTC GATGCCGAGTTGCCGCTAATTGTGGAAGAAGAGGAACCGTTACCGTCGCCGTCCCCGTCACCGTCACCTAACGATGAGAGAGCTCTCGTGCTTTTCAAACCTCTCGCTCATTCCCCTTCCTCTTTCTCATTCACCGTTGATTCTAACCTTATCAATGAAATTACGAACA ATCAATTCCTGTTGTCCAAACAGGGTGATGGCGTTGTGACAGGGTTACAATCACGTGAGAAGAGTAATGATGAATTGGCTCTCGTGCCTTGGGTACCTTCTTCTTGCCAGTTCTTTGATGTTCATGATATTGACGACTCGAATACTGAGTTGATGGAAGCTGATGAAATGGAAGAAGGTGGTGGTTCTATGATGATGGATATTGAACAAGAAGGTGACACTGATAGTGACCCTAAAACTTCCACACAGAGCATTCACTTCCCAACAGCACACTCTGGAATAACAGAGGGATTCCAGCAACATTGCTTGTTGCCTCAGCTTCCTCACCACACCTCAACACCCATCTCTTGGACCCGCTGA